A single genomic interval of Oncorhynchus tshawytscha isolate Ot180627B linkage group LG15, Otsh_v2.0, whole genome shotgun sequence harbors:
- the LOC112215039 gene encoding zinc finger protein 800, whose protein sequence is MEVEMEEIPQDEPQPEPESHVTRDQCCQTDEPQPSSPNPMTDLNPGPDAAPRTPGYCVEPGDPPLLQLQLQTSKSGIQQIIEVFRSGTAQLKHMLLNEVDTIFECKTCRSLFRGLPNLITHKEYYCLIRLPKPDDPAGDGDKQSGAMKDLLEAIYPRKDRPDYVMRLEPIQTSNNAVFQFLSSEEELAHFPRAPHTPGGTHTHSPEPWGEQGGTPENGQTGEGEERRRSDQEEEEGGEEVAQPEEEGSTSGVEDVTISCCLCGKDFNSRRSIRRHCRKMHQTKLEELRKFTETRTVPISLLSMVKGRSRPLHTPSGKSCPVCFKSFATKANVRRHFDEVHRGLRRDTITPDIATRPGQPLSLEATPPRKSASSSPARGHTPKSGGASGATTPQLPKASTAVPPAPSLLASALYNLASCRCLLCKRKYSSQVMLKRHMRIVHKIYNLKNVSSVSTTATTSTVTNNSKTVTNTDSTPSNSTPSNSLSMKEEAVESWDDPDSSPASSPGDTDRKDTDRKGVTVATKSGQKIKEEEGESSPKTSTRSTSINSTGGTSSGSGTLGRPPQKLSVGFDFKQLFCKLCKRQFSSRQNLTKHIELHTDGTDIFIKFYRCPLCRYESRRKRDVLRHVTVVHKKSTGYLAKIVPKLESRAVKRPAEVVLNSAPNANNNKRGGPTVKEEVNGCHSAPSPPTPPVTRKQELLNSSSYPVTRKQDLLSSSTPVTRNQERQERQQEAQTGSPVSRKNDKQHPDTSAPTPPHTRRHDAHQESSSSSTEVRVTKNFSLHSCDVCGRAFAKKLYLESHKRSHRNATPPVSTPPSGARAKGVSTRSKAML, encoded by the exons ATGGAGGTTGAGATGGAGGAGATCCCCCAGGACGAGCCCCAACCTGAGCCTGAGAGCCATGTTACCAGAGACCAGTGCTGCCAGACAGACGAGCCACAGCCCAGCAGCCCTAACCCAATGACTGACCTTAACCCTGGCCCCGACGCAGCCCCCAGGACACCAG GGTACTGCGTGGAGCCAGGTGACCCTCCTCTGTTGCAGCTGCAGCTCCAGACCTCCAAGTCTGGCATCCAGCAGATCATAGAGGTCTTCCGTTCAG GTACTGCCCAGCTGAAGCACATGCTGCTGAATGAGGTGGACACCATCTTTGAGTGTAAGACATGTCGCAGCTTGTTCCGGGGCCTGCCCAACCTCATCACCCACAAAGAGTACTACTGCCTCATCAGACTGCCCAAGCCCGACG ATCCAGCGGGCGATGGTGACAAGCAGAGCGGGGCCATGAAGGACCTCCTGGAGGCCATCTACCCCAGGAAGGACCGGCCGGACTACGTGATGCGCCTGGAGCCAATCCAGACCTCCAATAACgctgtgttccagttcctgtcCTCAGAGGAGGAGCTGGCCCACTTCCCCCGGGCTCCACACACCCCTGGagggacccacacacacagccctgagccctggggggagcagggagggacgcCGGAGAatggacagacaggagagggggaggagaggaggaggagtgaccaggaggaggaggagggaggagaggaggtggcgCAGCCCGAGGAGGAGGGGTCTACGAGCGGG gtgGAGGACGTTACCATCTCGTGCTGCCTGTGTGGTAAGGACTTCAACTCTCGCCGCAGCATCCGCCGCCACTGTCGCAAGATGCACCAGACCAAGCTGGAGGAGCTCCGGAAGTTCACCGAGACGCGCACCGTtcccatcagcctcctctccatgGTCAAAGGTCGGTCTCGCCCCTTGCACACGCCCAGCGGCAAGTCCTGCCCCGTCTGCTTCAAGTCCTTCGCCACCAAGGCTAACGTGCGGCGCCATTTTGACGAGGTGCACCGCGGCCTGCGTCGGGACACCATCACGCCGGACATAGCCACGCGCCCCGGCCAGCCGCTGTCTCTGGAGGCCACGCCGCCCCGCAAGAGCGCCAGCTCCTCCCCCGCGAGAGGTCACACCCCGAAGAGCGGAGGAGCCTCGGGGGCTACCACCCCTCAGCTTCCCAAAGCCTCCACCGCGGTGCCCCCTGCCCCTTCTCTCCTGGCATCGGCCCTGTACAACCTGGCCTCCTGCCGCTGTCTGCTCTGCAAGAGGAAGTACAGCTCCCAGGTCATGTTAAAGAGACACATGCGCATTGTCCACAAGATCTACAATCTCAAGAACGTTAGCTCCGTCTCCACGACCGCAACCACATCCACGGTGACCAACAACAGCAAAACAGTCACCAACACTGACAGCACCCCTAGCAACAGCACCCCTAGCAACAGCTTGAGCATGAAGGAGGAGGCGGTTGAATCCTGGGACGACCCTGACTCCAGCCCCGCCTCGTCGCCTGGCGACACGGACCGGAAGGACACGGACAGGAAGGGCGTCACCGTGGCAACCAAGTCAGGTCAAAAGAtcaaagaggaagagggtgagagcAGCCCCAAGACATCAACTCGTTCTACTTCCATCAACAGCACCGGTGGTACTAGTAGTGGCAGTGGGACTCTTGGGAGACCCCCTCAGAAGCTCTCGGTGGGGTTCGACTTCAAGCAGCTGTTCTGCAAGCTGTGCAAACGTCAGTTCAGCTCGCGCCAGAACCTCACCAAGCACATCGAGCTGCACACGGACGGCACGGACATCTTCATCAAGTTCTACCGCTGCCCGCTCTGCCGCTACGAGTCCCGCCGCAAGCGCGACGTCCTGCGCCACGTGACGGTGGTGCACAAGAAGTCGACGGGCTACCTGGCCAAGATCGTGCCCAAGCTGGAGTCGCGTGCGGTCAAGCGGCCGGCTGAGGTGGTCCTCAACTCTGCCCCCAATGCCAACAACAACAAGAGAGGAGGACCAACAGTCAAGGAGGAGGTGAACGGGTGCCACTCGGCCCCCTCTCCCCCTACGCCCCCAGTCACACGCAAACAGGAGCTCCTCAACTCCTCCTCCTACCCAGTCACACGCAAACaggacctcctctcctcctccactccggtCACTCGCAaccaggagagacaggagaggcagcAGGAGGCCCAAACCGGGTCACCTGTCTCCCGTAAGAATGACAAACAACACCCTGACACCTCTGCCCCGACGCCGCCCCACACACGTCGCCATGACGCCCACCAggagagcagcagcagtagcacagAGGTGCGTGTCACCAAGAACTTCTCGCTCCACTCGTGTGACGTGTGCGGCCGGGCCTTTGCCAAGAAACTCTACCTGGAGTCCCATAAGAGGAGCCACCGGAACGCCACGCCACCGGTCAGCACGCCGCCCAGCGGCGCCAGGGCTAAGGGGGTCAGCACTCGGTCCAAGGCAATGCTCTG a